One Panicum virgatum strain AP13 chromosome 3N, P.virgatum_v5, whole genome shotgun sequence DNA segment encodes these proteins:
- the LOC120665913 gene encoding uncharacterized protein LOC120665913: MKREGRQHGTVRINRNKLLRVAAAAVDCEEAAIGAMELGKAPAKPTNASKATGKCRRPRCAGCHYHPVTKARDKAKGAHKLHACDVALNHRLVSWRVVDGAGAGSLGIPGNYKGTSASSLLAYLAGSGSSWHEDDDDGASLETAPPIDGGLSNLYDLIVGRHANVTVLCGEGADPARATDLAVGDTDAIEESGQDGDDVEEDEDGEEDMGFCMVGITIAVEFSDGEEDWIVVEEI, from the coding sequence ATGAAGAGAGAAGGACGGCAGCACGGCACCGTCAGGATCAACCGCAACAAGCTACTCAGGGTCGCCGCCGCAGCAGTCGACTGCGAGGAGGCGGCGATTGGGGCGATGGAGCTCGGGAAGGCGCCGGCCAAGCCGACGAACGCGTCTAAGGCCACGGGCAAGTGCCGGCGACCGCGCTGCGCGGGCTGCCACTACCACCCGGTCACCAAGGCCCGGGACAAAGCCAAGGGGGCGCACAAGCTGCACGCCTGCGACGTCGCGCTGAACCACCGCCTCGTATCCTGGCGCGTCGTCGACGGCGCTGGCGCCGGGAGCTTGGGAATCCCAGGAAACTACAAGGGCACCTCGGCGTCATCCTTGCTAGCCTACCTGgcgggcagcggcagcagctggcacgaggacgacgacgatggtGCCTCTCTTGAAACTGCTCCGCCGATCGACGGTGGGCTCTCTAACCTGTACGATCTCATCGTCGGCCGTCACGCCAACGTCACCGTGCTGTGCGGGGAGGGAGCTGATCCGGCGCGTGCCACTGACTTAGCAGTAGGAGACACCGATGCAATTGAAGAGTCGGGGCAGGACGGCGATGATGTCGAGGAAGATGAGGATGGAGAAGAAGACATGGGGTTCTGCATGGTTGGCATCACAATCGCTGTGGAGTTCTCCGACGGGGAGGAGGACTGGATCGTGGTGGAGGAGATCTGA